From Thunnus albacares chromosome 22, fThuAlb1.1, whole genome shotgun sequence, the proteins below share one genomic window:
- the LOC122974210 gene encoding C-type lectin domain family 10 member A-like, whose amino-acid sequence MTTEYHDDTEDDSSSFWNKETSSVSFSNVSRFRRWLFPGLTAAFVLILIIALGASNTKMSNRLWSMEKSVSNMTESVSAAHQLATDAAKELQRQKFAVENNKDQLSSVSEALKQLSALDTLSRTVATLKCSLERLINNGSAAASCCPLGWDMFSGNCYYFSKTPLNWHDARDWCNGHESHLVILVSDEEWEFVTSHTTGTFYWVGLSDERTGRWEWINQTPYVMNRRRWMPGQPDSWTHHGLGPGDEDCAHMHRDGRLNDLHCSTRMRYVCQRHTLHS is encoded by the exons ATGACGACTGAATACCATGATGACACTGAAGACGACAGCAGCTCCTTCTGGAACAAAG agacgtcttctgtctccttctcaAATGTCTCCAGGTTCAGACGCTGGTTGTTTCCTGGTCTGACGGCTGCATTCGTCTTGATTCTGATCATAGCGCTGGGAGCCAGCA acacaaagaTGTCGAACCGTTTGTGGTCCATGGAGAAAAGTGTGTCCAACATGACCGAATCAGTGAGCGCCGCACATCAGCTCGCCACAG ATGCAGCTAAAGAACTTCAACGGCAGAAGTTTGCTGTGGAGAACAACAAGGACCAGCTGAGCTCAG tatCCGAGGCCCTGAAGCAGCTCTCAGCTCTGGACACTCTCAGCAGGACGGTCGCTACGCTCAAATGTTCCCTTGAACGCTTAATCAACAatg gttCAGCGGCTGCCAGCTGTTGTCCTCTCGGTTGGGATATGTTCTCTGGGAACTGTTATTACTTCAGCAAGACACCTTTGAACTGGCACGATGCCAGAGACTGGTGCAATGGACATGAATCTCACCTGGTCATACTCGTCAGTGATGAGGAGTGG GAGTTTGTGACTAGTCACACCACAGGCACCTTCTACTGGGTCGGTCTGAGCGATGAGAGAACGGGGAGGTGGGAGTGGATCAACCAGACGCCATACGTCATGAACCGCAG GCGTTGGATGCCCGGTCAGCCCGACAGCTGGACACATCACGGCCTCGGCCCCGGAGACGAAGACTGTGCTCACATGCACAGAGACGGACGCCTCAACGACCTGCACTGCTCTACCAGGATGCGCTACGTCTGCCAGAGACACACCCTTCACAGCTAA
- the ift46 gene encoding intraflagellar transport protein 46 homolog: MERANRGRGTIVLKNQLYDESLEVVDSEEVASVRSPTPRSQRQSESRRNRRGRGLMSANSSSDEFDEDHKPQRPAEPINGQPGVSPEEEEEEEDDDDDDDDDEDEDDSDEEDTDDDDGEAPEGAYDPADYANLPVSTEIKELFQYITRYTPQSVELEHSLKPFIPDFIPAVGDIDAFLKVPRPDGESDGLGLLVLDEPSVKQSDPTVLSLWLSEETKQHGATELKKVTSVASPQLNPRAVDSWVESISALHRSKPPASVQYGRPMPDIDSLMQEWPAELEELLGRLQLPPARLRCGLAEYADAVCGLLDIPVYGSRIQSLHLLFSLYLEFRDSQHFTRRT; encoded by the exons ATGGAGCGAGCTAACCGGGGCAGAGGCACGATAGTCCTGAAGAACCAGCTGTACGACGAGAGCTTGGAGGTGGTCGACTCCGAGGAGGTAGCGAGCGTCCGCAGCCCGACTCCCCGCAGCCAGCGTCAG tcagaGTCCCGGCGGAACAGGAGGGGGCGTGGCCTGATGTCAGCCAATAGCAGCAGCGACGAGTTCGACGAGGACCACAAGCCTCAGCGGCCCGCAGAGCCGATCAACGGACAGCCCGGGGTCAGccccgaggaggaggaggaggaggaggacgacgacgatgatgatgacgacgatgaGGACGAAGACGACTCTGACGAAGAGGATACGGACGACGACGACGGCGAGGCTCCGGAGGGAGCGTACGACCCCGCCGACTACGCCAACCTGCCCGTCAGCACCGAGATCAAAGAGCTGTTCCAGTACATCACACG CTACACTCCTCAGTCGGTGGAGCTGGAACACAGCCTGAAGCCGTTCATCCCGGACTTCATCCCCGCCGTCGGCGACATCGACGCCTTCCTGAAG GTGCCGAGGCCGGACGGTGAATCAGACGGTCTGGGGCTGCTGGTTCTGGACGAGCCCAGCGTGAAGCAGTCGGACCCCACGGTGCTGTCGCTGTGGCTGTCAGAGGAGACCAAACAGCACGGAGCCACCGAG CTGAAGAAGGTGACGAGCGTGGCGAGTCCTCAGTTGAACCCTCGTGCAGTGGACAGCTGGGTGGAGAGCATCAGCGCGCTGCATCGCTCCAAACCTCCGGCCAGCGTGCAGTACGGCCGGCCGATGCCGGACATCGACAGCCTGATGCAGGAGTGGCCGGcggagctggaggagctgctgggCCGCCTGCAGCTGCCGCCCGCCCGCCTCCGCTGCGGCCTGGCCGAGTACGCAGACGCCGTCTGCGGCCTGCTGGACATCCCCGTCTACGGCAGCCGCATCCAGTCTCTGCACCTGCTGTTCAGCCTCTACCTGGAGTTCAGAGACTCGCAGCACTTCACGCGCAGAACGTAG
- the si:ch73-71d17.2 gene encoding RPA-related protein RADX, which yields MAATGCVFHRTLTRTRPGPNQASSSVPAVCRQFVFVVDLQRYSRDQGSSVYFPQAVLNGEDLYDVTLTDGDCRLRVTLDPGLNRLVERDVLRSGATLRNAAFTPAMTAQLPACPGASGERDSYRLVSVEVKGRAPDDDDDEEEDGVRRSDADWDSLPWFGSSEAAGSLVPLRANRIVFLSLWNNVDYSGEGWRETPPTEEEDEDEEEEVRCPAVTVSELRDAFLSGHRGVARGAVQHQLIVRVINKSHLMYYGRTDRNCECPYKAVLEVCDRTGSVCVVLWNSVCVDWYRCVKPGDIISLSRYRVKQHYQAERDDIEISVNSRNPAARISVLPESSVAPEYVPPVPAYSFYSSKELLDRPHGVLCDVIGLLTFSGRPERIRSKDGRGAELLEYRWLRLEDGSSDRPIVVKLFSTSQPETHRKLHPLSVVVCTRLKLIKASDQSCFYLTNTTYTQVYCTGLGHHSEMSYRKLRPVRQFLQWLRSQDDAQVLSRALIGGFFIYPPPPVSLETYMKERRGEPGFLRGAEFQREVERLCYRERRTFCIQATVTMVAYCRRGEEDRCLLWMDRASSLSPSSSSSSPRLPKPSPSPHLSPSPSSSSCCSSSFFPLPSTPRSPRPPLSSPCSSPSSAVSQLTPRLPQRRGGKSCKRKQLLQPETPKKSPRVTLQPEQHNNTVILFEASMEFLENTNTNEDDDSDDDDDDDEDASSFVTAPFLPPFPPVAAETLRMHYDHGRREEQADAVAMGGRATAAGRFDSENYYTLRLRALSDGVLLDATFLPQSSSSSLCPPLLSHSNTWTSILSHGAFSSHTPPPSPGDLIGMAAQLTNQRLVCVLEACHLGGATTEVVLSRAFLLTD from the exons ATGGCGGCTACTGGCTGCGTCTTCCACAGAACCCTGACCCGGACCAGACCCGGTCCGAACCAG GCGTCCTCGTCCGTTCCCGCCGTCTGCAGACAGTTTGTCTTCGTGGTGGACCTGCAGCGCTACAGCAGAGACCAGGGATCCTCCGTCTATTTCCCCCAGGCTGTCCTCAACG GTGAGGACCTGTATGACGTCACACTGACAGACGGGGACTGCAGGCTTCGTGTGACTCTGGATCCTGGTCTGAACCGGCTGGTGGAGAGGGACGTCTTGCGGTCGGGAGCGACGCTACGCAACGCCGCCTTCACCCCCGCCATGACCGCTCAGCTCCCAGCATGCCCCGGGGcctctggagagagagacag CTACAGACTGGTGAGTGTGGAGGTCAAAGGTCGCGCtccagatgatgatgatgatgaggaggaggatggagtcAGGAGGTCGGATGCGGACTGGGACTCTCTGCCCTGGTTTGGATCCTCAGAGGCAGCAG GCTCTCTGGTTCCTCTGAGAGCCAATAGGAtcgtgtttctctctctgtggaaCAACGTGGACTACAGcggggagggatggagggaaaCTCCGCCcactgaggaagaggatgaagacgaagaggaggaag tgcGATGTCCCGCCGTGACGGTGTCCGAGCTGCGTGACGCCTTCCTGTCCGGTCACCGGGGCGTCGCCAGGGGCGCCGTCCAGCATCAGCTGATCGTACGCGTCATAAACAAGTCACACCTGATGTATTACGGGAGAACAGACCGGAACTGCGAGTGTCCGTATAAG GCGGTGTTGGAGGTGTGCGACAGGACGGGAAgcgtgtgtgtggtgttgtggaACAGCGTGTGCGTCGACTGGTATCGCTGCGTGAAGCCcggtgacatcatcagcctgAGCCGCTACCGAGTCAAACAGCATTACCAGGCGGAGCGCGACGACATCG AGATCAGCGTGAACAGCAGAAATCCCGCCGCTCGCATCTCTGTTCTCCCAGAATCCTCTGTGGCGCCTGAATACGTACCACCGGTTCCCGCCTACAGCTTCTACAGCAG TAAGGAGCTGCTGGACCGTCCTCACGGCGtcctgtgtgatgtcatcggCCTGCTGACGTTCTCGGGTCGGCCGGAGCGAATCAGGAGCAAGG ACGGTCGAGGGGCGGAGCTTTTGGAGTACCGCTGGCTGCGACTGGAGGACGGTTCTAGCGATCGGCCAATCGTGGTGAAGCTCTTCTCCACGTCTCAACCTGAAACCCACCGCAAGCTCCACCCac tgtcgGTGGTTGTTTGCACCAGACTGAAGTTGATCAAAGCTTCAGATCAGAGCTGCTTCTACCTGACAAATACAACGTACACACAGGTGTACTGCACAg GTCTGGGCCACCACTCGGAGATGAGTTACCGTAAGCTGCGGCCGGTGCGGCAGTTCCTGCAGTGGCTGAGGAGTCAGGACGACGCCCAGGTGCTGAGCAGGGCTTTGATCGGAGGTTTCTTCATCTACCCGCCTCCTCCCGTCTCCTTGGAAACGTacatgaaagagaggagag gtgagCCAGGTTTCCTGCGAGGGGCGGAGTTTCAGAGGGAGGTGGAGAGGCTCTGTTACCGGGAGCGACGCACCTTCTGTATCCAGGCAACTGTTACCATGGTTGCCTACTGCCGCAGAGGAGAG GAGGATCGTTGTCTGCTGTGGATGGACAGAGCTTCATCTctctcaccctcctcctcctcttcctcacctcgTCTCCCTAAACCCTCCCCGTCTCCTCACCtgtctccctccccctcctcctcctcctgctgctcctcctctttcttccctctcccCTCCACCCCTCGTTCGCCCcgacctcctctctcctccccctgctCCTCTCcgtcatcagctgtcagtcagctgacGCCCCGCCTCCCGCAGCGAAGAggagg gaaGTCGTGTAAGAGGAAGCAGCtcctgcagccagaaactccgaagaaaag cCCCCGAGTTACATTACAACCAgaacagcacaacaacacag TCATTCTGTTCGAAGCCTCCATGGAGTTTCTAGAAAACACCAACACTAATGAAGACGACGATAGCGAtgatgacgacgacgacgatgaAGACGCCTCGTCCTTCGTCACAGCCCCCTTCCTTCCCCCTTTCCCGCCTGTCGCCGCGGAGACGCTGCGGATGCACTACGACCATGGTCGCAGGGAGGAGCAGGCGGACGCCGTGGCGATGGGAGGGAGAGCGACGGCCGCCGGGAGGTTCGACTCTGAGAACTACTACACACTGAGGCTgagag CTCTGTCAGACGGCGTGCTGCTCGACGCCACCTTCCTCCCTcagtcctcctcttcctcgctctgtcctcccctcctctctcactccaACACCTGGACCTCCATCTTGTCTCACGGAGCCTTCTCCTCCCACACGCCGCCGCCCTCCCCAG GTGACCTCATAGGTATGGCGGCCCAGCTGACCAACCAGAGGCTGGTGTGCGTCCTGGAGGCGTGTCATCTGGGCGGAGCCACAACGGAGGTCGTCCTGAGCCGAGCGTTCCTGCTGACCGACTGA
- the LOC122974191 gene encoding LOW QUALITY PROTEIN: asialoglycoprotein receptor 1-like (The sequence of the model RefSeq protein was modified relative to this genomic sequence to represent the inferred CDS: deleted 1 base in 1 codon) — MASPYVTMTTDYHHEKEEDNSALWVKDRPPVSLSGVSRFRHWLFPGLTTVVVLTLIIVLGASNTKTSNRLWSVEKTVSNLTDIVQSLNASLQHAQKTAEEVHRLTFAVESNKDQLSSVSDALKQLSVVESLSKSVIALKCSLERIINNSSAVDGCCPLGWDLFESNCYFFSHKSLSWNDSKDWCEKNGAHLVILRTDKAWDFVTTHTIPELFWVGLSDERTGKWEWVNRTPYIMERRRWVPGQPDSWTGHGLGSGDEDCAHLHTDGRLNDMHCSPGYASSARHTVRVPEQRNWFKKLPV, encoded by the exons ATGGCTTCACCCTACGTCACCATGACGACCGACTACCATCATGAAAAGGAGGAGGACAACAGCGCCCTCTGGGTCAAAG atcgtcctcctgtctctctctcaggtgtctcCAGGTTCAGACACTGGTTGTTTCCTGGTCTGACAACTGTAGTCGTCCTGACTCTGATCATAGTGCTGGGAGCCAGca aCACGAAGACGTCGAATCGCCTGTGGTCTGTGGAGAAAACGGTTTCCAACCTGACTGATATCGTCCAATCACTGAACGCCTCACTGCAGCACGCtcaaa AAACGGCTGAAGAAGTTCACCGGCTGACGTTTGCTGTAGAGAGCAACAAGGACCAGCTGAGCTCAG tgtCGGACGCGTTGAAGCAGCTGTCAGTGGTGGAGTCTCTCAGCAAGAGCGTCATCGCGCTCAAATGTTCCCTCGAACGCATCATCAACAACA gttCAGCAGTTGACGGCTGTTGCCCTCTGGGTTGGGATCTGTTTGAGTCCAATTGTTATTTCTTTAGCCACAAGTCTCTTTCCTGGAACGATTCCAAAGACTGGTGTGAAAAAAATGGAGCTCACCTGGTCATCCTCCGCACTGACAAGGCGTGG GACTTTGTGACCACACATACAATTCCTGAATTGTTCTGGGTCGGCCTGAGTGACGAGAGAACAGGGAAGTGGGAGTGGGTCAACCGGACGCCGTACATCATGGAGCGCAG gcgCTGGGTGCCCGGTCAGCCTGACAGCTGGACTGGTCACGGCCTCGGTTCTGGTGATGAAGACTGCGCTCACCTGCACACAGACGGACGCCTCAACGACATGCACTGCTCC CCAGGATACGCTTCATCTGccagacacacagtcagagtGCCTGAACAGAGAAACTGGTTTAAAAAACTGCCTGTTTGA
- the LOC122974085 gene encoding piggyBac transposable element-derived protein 4-like: MEDQKPEYPTDNPVKKEEPDSQWTENSGSHSNNTAGVSNAPQHWLLPDIKQEKEEEEEQSISQRGDLLDFKDQDHYKIKVEENQNPENHTDNPVKREEPGSPSATTDKQWIENSGLHSNYIIGVSNVPQCWLLLEITQEKGEEQSIGQRGDLLDFTNPEHCTNNPVKRGEPGSPSATTDKQATKKKAFTTEEAFEMIEASSEDDTDDSEYDSEREAMFAEGRDAILDRSSAEDGGSDWEPDAQPDKHPTPSSADPGKQRRQRSSSAATSADTPAGSPVEDSGSDWESDTRPKRQRLSGFSGSGDATSSTPTPRRSRFRAAKGARGRGQTPRASQCAPLTVTQQWHNVYEEDAAPAPLVFMPVRQPGPQQGTRAARSPLQFFRLFFTDAVLRTLLANTNAYGAKKQKGKRGAWRNITISDMFSFIAMVIYMGLVKCSTLVDFWKGSRLYSLPFPSSVMSRNKFFTICRALHISDIKGDEENNAKRGTPGYDRLGKIKPLYKHIVESCKSHFQPCQHISINERMEASKARISLRPYMLAKPNKWGYKLFVLTDSSCGYTWNLYVYDGKSSGSGKGLSYDSVMSLMDFGCLGTGYHLYVDNFYTSSQLFLDLLKKGIGACGTVRTNRVGFPKTKANDFTRGTPRGTIRWIRDSEVLFVKWMDTREVVMCSTIHKAFNGHMTRKTLKKAGKRMQTDIPIPAAVKDYNQHMKGVDMSDALIGYYSVIHKTRKWYRTLFFHFVDIAVVNAHILHQQTQTESMTLKEFREALVEELAAHGSESTSQASSRRYTAPPNLAASHKLQYFVEGLDVPKRSASTVGRRKCTLCHRKTPVGCVSCDVPLCFVAKRDCFNAWHKQRGL; this comes from the exons ATGGAGGACCAGAAGCCGGAGTATCCCACCGACAACCCCGTAAAAAAGGAAGAACCGGACTCACAG tgGACAGAAAACTCTGGTTCACACTCCAACAACACAGCAGGTGTCAGTAATGCACCTCAACACTGGTTGCTACCcgacataaaacaggaaaaagaagaagaagaagaacagtcCATCAGTCAGAGAGGAGACCTGCTGGATTTCAAAGACCAGGACCACTACAAGATCAAAGTAGAGGAGAACCAGAACCCGGAGAACCACACCGACAACCCTGTTAAAAGAGAAGAACCAGGTTCACCCTCTGCTACCACCGATAAACAG tggaTAGAAAACTCTGGTTTACACTCCAACTATATAATAGGAGTCAGTAATGTACCTCAGTGCTGGTTGCTACTTGAAATAACGcaggaaaaaggagaagaacAGTCCATCGGTCAGAGAGGAGACCTGCTGGATTTCACCAACCCAGAGCATTGTACCAACAACCCTGTTAAAAGAGGAGAACCAGGTTCACCCTCTGCTACCACCGATAAACAG GCCACGAAGAAGAAAGCGTTCACCACTGAAGAGGCCTTCGAGATGATAGAAGCCTCGTCAGAAGACGATACCGACGACAGCGAATATGACTCGGAAAGAGAAGCGATGTTTGCTGAAGGCCGTGACGCCATTTTAGATCG GTCATCAGCTGAAGATGGTGGTTCTGACTGGGAGCCTGACGCTCAACCAGACAAGCACCCAACGCCGTCCTCTGCTGACCCCGGTAAGCAGAGGCGGCAACGCTCCTCTTCTGCAGCCACAAGCGCTGACACCCCTGCTgg GTCACCAGTTGAAGATAGTGGTTCGGATTGGGAGTCTGACACTAGGCCGAAGCGCCAACGCCTCTCTGGATTCAGTGGATCGGGGGACGCTACTTCCAGCACACCAACTCCTAGACGTTCACGTTTCCGTGCTGCCAAAGGCGCTCGGGGTAGAGGTCAGACACCCAGAGCATCACAGTGTGCCCCCCTCACAGTGACCCAGCAGTGGCATAATGTGTATGAAGAGGATGCTGCACCTGCTCCACTGGTCTTCATGCCAGTACGACAGCCTGGACCACAACAGGGGACCAGGGCTGCTCGCAGTCCACTACAATTCTTTAGACTGTTTTTTACAGATGCTGTGCTCAGGACTTTGTTGGCAAACACCAATGCATACGgtgcaaagaaacaaaaagggaagagaggagCATGGCGCAACATCACCATCAGTGACATGTTCTCCTTCATTGCGATGGTGATTTACATGGGCTTGGTGAAGTGCTCTACGCTGGTGGACTTCTGGAAAGGGTCTCGACTCTACAGTCTCCCGTTCCCCTCCTCCGTCATGTCGCGGAACAAATTCTTCACCATTTGTCGAGCTCTGCACATAAGTGACATCAAAGGTGATGAGGAGAATAACGCCAAGAGGGGGACGCCTGGATACGACCGTCTCGGCAAGATAAAGCCGCTCTACAAGCACATCGTCGAATCGTGCAAGTCACACTTCCAACCCTGTCAGCACATTTCGATTAATGAACGAATGGAAGCATCGAAGGCGAGGATTTCACTCAGACCATACATGCTGGCCAAGCCAAATAAGTGGGGCTACAAGCTGTTTGTACTGACTGATTCCAGCTGTGGATACACGTGGAACCTTTATGTGTATGACGGCAAGTCATCTGGCTCTGGGAAGGGACTGAGTTATGACTCTGTGATGTCCCTCATGGACTTCGGTTGTCTGGGCACAGGTTATCATCTTTATGTTGATAACTTTTACACCAGTTCTCAGCTTTTCCTGGATTTGTTGAAAAAGGGAATCGGGGCTTGTGGTACCGTTCGTACAAACAGAGTTGGTTTCCCTAAGACTAAGGCCAACGATTTCACCAGGGGTACTCCTCGGGGTACCATACGGTGGATCAGGGACAGCGAAGTGCTTTTTGTGAAGTGGATGGACACCCGAGAGGTCGTCATGTGTTCCACCATCCACAAGGCCTTCAATGGTCATATGACCCGAAAGACATTGAAGAAAGCTGGGAAGCGGATGCAGACTGACATCCCTATTCCAGCCGCAGTCAAAGACTACAACCAGCACATGAAGGGGGTCGACATGTCTGATGCTCTCATTGGGTATTACAGTGTCATCCACAAGACCAGGAAGTGGTACCGGACTTTGTTCTTCCACTTTGTGGACATTGCTGTGGTGAACGCCCACATTCTCCATCAACAAACCCAGACGGAGTCCATGACGCTGAAGGAATTCCGGGAGGCCCTCGTTGAGGAGCTTGCAGCACACGGCTCAGAGTCGACGTCTCAAGCTTCTAGCAGGAGATACACCGCGCCCCCTAACCTAGCGGCTTCGCACAAGCTGCAGTACTTCGTAGAGGGACTTGATGTGCCGAAACGGAGCGCGAGCACTGTAGGCAGAAGGAAATGTACACTCTGCCACCGGAAAACCCCGGTTGgatgtgtgtcatgtgatgtGCCGTTGTGCTTTGTGGCAAAGAGGGATTGTTTCAACGCCTGGCACAAACAAAGGGGACTGTAG